AGCTGTAATATGAAAGTGTTTACTGTTCTCCCCTTTTTACTCTTTAATTACCAGGTAAGAACAAGGTTGTTAATGCCATTTTTCCAGACTTCAGTTAtgttttttactactttttagTCAGACTAAAAGCTTGCAAGGTTTTTCAGATCAGACATTGAGGATGTTGGCAAATGCAGGAAGAGAAGTTTCCTGTTAACTAATGTTAACAGCAACGACAGTCAACCTGAAGTGTGCATTTTCACGGCACACAGATTTACACACGGGATGGCTGGAACGTTCACATTGTGATGAAGCTGCTACTGCTTTCTTTGATCACAACAGATAAGAGAAACATTGACACAATCTTAGCTTGTGATCTTGTGATTATAACCCCATCTTGAAATGATTTGTAAAAAATCTGGCCCCCTTTATCCTCTATTTGCAGGTGTACATGGAAGGAATAGGTTAAAGGAATTCGCAAAAAAGAATTATGATATTAGATATCCATGTGAAGACAAGGTCTGCTTTCGTTTATGGCAATTCAAAACAAAGGATTACATTTCTATAGTCAGCAATGGAGAGATccagacaaataaacatgaaaaatatggAGACTCAAAATGCACTCTGGAGATCACCAATCTCACAGCAGAGGACATTAGATGGCATCGCTGCCAAGAAAATCCAGATTTCTTTTCTCCTTACAAATGTGAGTACAGCAAATATTAAAGTCTTATTGTGCAGACTTTGTGCAGGTTTATAGataatttatttcactttatgtgcccataaacatttttttccctttttccagTCTCCTCAGTGGGTCAGCTTAACCTCATGCCTGGCAAAACATTGTCACTGCACTGTGTTTTTCTCACCTACGTGGACAAGGGACACTGCCATACACATCAACAGGAACAGGTCTTCCTGACATGGTTGAATGAAGATGGTGCTAAGATATAGGGAGACTCCAAGCATGAGATAAAACAGCGGACTACATGTGATACAACTCTGACTATCATCCTGCAAAGtcctgaaaaaaagaagttaaggTGCCAGGTGACTTTGGATAAAGAAGTTTACACCTCAGTGGCGATCCATGTCAAAATCCCAGGTCTGAATATGACTAAACCTAAGCAGCAGACTCCTTTGTGTTGATGCTAattgctcttttcttttttagctcCTAAAGGCATGATCACAGATTCTAAACTTCAAGGTACAGTATTATTTTTACAGATGCATCACTCCTGTACAAATACAAATTGACGTAAAAATTAGGTTTGTTTACTAAAACAATAAGTTATGTTATGCTTCATATTTGCTGTACAAACATCAATATTCTCATCTAGCTCTCAGCAGGAATGCAAAACGAGCATGTTTCCCAATATGTAAGATGTTATCTGTGAGATTTGCTTCAACCACACAAACAttatttcagcattttaaactctgactctctgactctAATTTCTGTTGTCAGGAGGCAATAAGCAAGCATCTGGTGTGGTTGTCGGGGTGGTGGGATGTGTGGTGTTGACAGTGGTGGTTGCACTGTTTAtttgaaacagaagaagaacaagtaagTTCTCCTATACTTCCTGGTGTCTGGTGAAATCACCACAATGGACAATTCACATTTTCACCCATATATGCCaaacatgtgcacacaaacCCATGCTACCTTGCACAACTGTACTTTGGGGTCTTTGAAGCAATCACTAACACGAGAGAGTGCTAAGATGCTACAAGTTCCATTGTTCCCAAAATGATGGTATTATTTTCAAATATCATGAGTAATTTACTATAATTCATCGCTTATACACATACTGTGTTGATTACAGCTACAGAGGAAATATTGAGAAAATCTTCAGTGGTATGCACATAACTGAACATCTCtatatcaaatatttatattttgttctacacTGAGTCTTTGTATCTCATTGGGAGTCATTGTGGCTATTGCCTCACAATGAGAAAGTCCTGGATTCAAACACTGGCCCTCCTCTGTGTGGTGTTTATATGCTTTCCCAGTGTTTTTGTGGGTTTCTGTCTGGTACTCTGGTTGCCTCCCACCTTCAAAAGACATGCATGTTAGTGTTAATACTCCTATCAGTGCCTATGACCACTGGCACTGTGTGTATCTTCAGGTTATGAACACGGATGACATAATCTATTCTGACATCATCTTTCCTGTTGGTTCAGACAGCGTGTCCATGAGTGTGGTTCAACTGAATATGCCTGCATTCCTTACAAATAGTCTGTTGTCCAACATTTATATTGCAGCACATCAGGTGTTTTGCCCCTCTTCCACAAACACAACGTGGTGGAAAAAATAGAGATATACAACCCAAAGGACAGGATTATTTGaataaaattattatattttaatggtATTATTTTAGTGACATTTCATTGTTGGAGGTCAATAGTATATTGGTATTCAGTCCAAACGTTTCAGTCAAGCTGCCAATTGCAGCACTTCATTTTGGGCACAAAATGCAATTTTGCCCGAGCAAACATGCTAAATTCCATTTTGCCTGGAGTATACCACTGGCTTCAGTCTTCAGCTCCCTACTTTCCACTGCCagtgcacacgcacacacacacacacacacattctcacaccacacacacacatacacacacacacacacacacacacacacacacacacacacacacacacacacacacacacacacacacacacacacacacacacacacacacacaacacatacacacacacagcaggtgagAGACTGCCGGAGCCGGTCCCAGTGTTGccttatttgcattttaaatgtttgcagCCAGCCCATTACTGTGTTCACAGTGCAGTGCAGCACAGCTAATCTACACACCTAAGGTGTGTGATTGGATTGAAGAGTCTGAGGGGGTTGGAGAGATGTTGAAGACACAAACATTGACAAGAAAATGGGAGATGAATACAGATAAGAGGCCATACCTGGATAAGTTAGAGGCCCTCATTGCTACATACCACATGAAAGCAGATATGCTAATCAGGTTCTGAGTGTGTTCATTTTCTTGTTCTCATAAGGACTACATTAGGCatcttttttctgttatttatttaagggATTAAAGTGAATAGAACATGAAGGTAAAATGGGATGTTAATGATAAAGAACAAAGAACATAACAAAGTCAAGGTAGAAGATATGGGCACATTGTAGCATATTCATGTGTACAATGCTAAGAGTATATTTCAGCAATAAGGCCATTGTAATGAAATGTTATTTAGTTGTCTGTAGATTAACTGTATTAAAAACTCTTCTGCTCAGTGTTTCTTGGTCTTTTTATGTTAGCTATGTTGAATCATGTAAGGAGcagcttttaaaatgatgaagtgtACATATTGTTTCAGTGTGCTCTCTTGACTCCGCTGTTGCAGTTTCAGACAGTTTCCTcacaaaacatttcatcatcattttaaaatagatGTTGACATCACAACCTTTCTCTTTTGCTCAATTTTATGTATTTCAAAAAATTTCAGCAAACTATGACCTCAAAAATGGCAGATTTAATCATTCAACACACACTTCCATGCATTTTAGTAAGCTGATGTCTATGCAATATATCAGCTTGCTATGTCAGAAATACAAACCAAAGTGGTGAAGTTGTGCCCATTCTATTGTtaccccccaccacacacatgcatccCCTCACACAATCTTATTGTCCAAATAGCTGATAAGCTTTAGGTCAAAGCCTTGAACCCCAGTGAACTCAGGCACCAGCTTGTCTGCCAAGTGCTCGGAGTGGATGGATCAGTGGGGGCCAAATGTTGTCGTCCCCTggtgtgtcaatgtgtgtgtatgggtaaAAAGCCATAGGGTTGGGGACTACAGTAGGGGCCCGTGGGGGTTGGGGACAGTCACTGggattgttgtgtgtgtgtgtggaacaaAAGGCCTTGATTACTGAAATCCTGCAAAAGGCAGGAGAGGAGGTGTTAAAAGTGATACAGTGGAGAAACAAGCAGACTTGGAGCTCAGGagccttcctctcctctcataaACCTCACGTCCACACCCTGTCTGCACATATCCACTCTAATCCACAAACTAGCCTTTATTCTGTCTCAACAGTGCAGTCTGGAGACCTTAATGCTAAATCAAAGTTGTAAAAGGGAAAGTTTATTGCTGTAAAACTTCGGGTTTTCTATTGtgaaaattaaaactaaatttaaaaaaagcaaagttctcacattgtgtttttgtccagCCTCACAAGAATTAAAAATTGCATATTCGTGAGCCAAAAATAACCTCGATTGCCCTTTTGACGCCAAGAGCACTTGACAAATAACCTTGAAAGTGAACTGTTGACATCTTGCAGTTGGctttgacaaagaaaagcaaaaacctGTTGATAAAACCCAAAGCGCCGATACTTGTTAACCTACAGGACTGCCTCTGTGTTCTTACGGCCCATGACACATTGACTTTTGTTAACACTTCACATTGAAATTGACCCTGGCTGTAGTCtactggagaagaagaaggaggaggaggaggaggtggggaagggaagggagggggtgtTTCTCGAcgcaaagacaaaaaaaaacgaATCGACGATTGACAATTTCCTGAAGGGAGGTGCTGTTTATCACTCCCAACATCTCCTTCGCTCACCGGAGGACAGGACACTCTATGGAGCTCCGAGCTGCAGGCACACAATGGACTGAAactcccagagagagagagagcaatagTATATTGTCAGCTGTGAAACCCCCGCCTCAAATAAGTGACCTCCTTCGAGACACAATTTGGTCTCTGGACGTTCAGGTAGTAGACATATATTTGTTTTCGGTATTATTTTGCTAAGAGTTTGTTTAGTTTGCTTTAATGCGATAGGCGCTGTATTCTTGTTATTTAAATAAGTGTTTGGAAGTACAGAATCAGATGTGGCGCAGCATAAACTAGGCCTTATTATTGTGCACAATGACTTTgaattatttatattcagtttcaatttaaagaaaaaaacttctTTGCAATTAAAAAGTCGCCTTGAACATAATTATGATCTAATTCTACTGGCTTCtgcttacatttaatttgtgttgGCCTAAACTCACAGACCTATGctgcatttaaaagaaaacatgttagATTTGGGTCAATTAGGTGTGTAATAGAGAAAAATGCGTTTATGTGCCTCATGGATCAATGCAATTATTGTGTAGGAATTAAACTAGTGCAGCGATTTAGGCCCAGGTAAAGAGTTTATTTTGTTCTGAGTAAAAACTGCACCAGCAGCATTTTAATCAAGCTGAagcctttgtttttgtttccacaATCTACTATGTTGGTAACAGAATTATGAGGAAAGCCTTTTCCCTGATGTTTCAGGATTTATATCTGTATGCTTCTCAGGATAATTTTTTACAGAATTTTGCTGCTTCTAACCATCTCTTCCggctttttcctccctccagcTCTCATCAGATATGATTCAGAGGAACGAGATTGTGCTGTCCGTTCTGGGGGAGCTCCAGGAGGCCACAGAGAACTCTGGCCTGGATGCTCTGACCAGAGCAGCCCTGGAGGTGGACCAGGTCCTTGCTCCTTTCCAGCTCCCCAGGACCCCGTGTCAAGATTTCCTTGAATGGGCAGGCGTTGATGACATAGCTCATGGCCTGTACCCAGCTGATGCTCCTGGAGGCCTCCTGCCACTGAAGTGCAAGGGAGAGGGCAACATGCTGTTTGATGCAGTCAGCATGTTATTAGTGGGCAACACTGGACTTAGCTtggagctacaggtgagcagtgatggtttatgTATCAGTAGTAATGTTGCTGACACTGATCCAGTATAATGAGACGTCTAAACTGCATATCATTATGTATCAAATCAGAGTCAGCACTTTCTGGACAAAAATGCTTTTCTGAAACACCTATACAGACTTTTTTCCTTATCTGACTGCTGAATGATTGGGATTTATGAATGTTAATCTGTAAATGTTTACCCACAGGTACGGACAGTTGTGGAAATGGTGCTGTGGAAGAGATACTACCTGTCTGGGATGATTGATTCAAAAATGATGCTCCAGGCTGTTCGCTTCAGCCTCCTCTCAGAGGAATCTGAGGACATGCTGAACTTGCCTGTAACCGTCTTAGAGGCTATCTTTGATGCAGATGTCAAAGCGTCCTGCTTCCCTGGCTCCTACGCAAACATGTGGCACGTTTATGCCCTGTCATCTGTCCTACAGTTTAACATCTACTCCATCTACCCCATGTTCAACCTCAAGATCAGACCCTATTTCAATCGAGTCATACGCCCTAGAGCCTGGGCGAAAGATTCTGAGACACTAACCCTCCACATCATGTGGTCTGGTGAACTGCAGTCTGAGTCCTTATTCAGGCCTAACCATTTTGTCGCGCTAGTCCAGACAAATGACCTCACGATTGGAAGCCCTGACAGTGAGCAGAGGTCCTCACCCACCAAGAGCGAGGAGCTGCTGAACCAGGACTCGCAGCTTTCATACCCCAATCTGAAGGACAAGTACAACATCACCAAGAGGACCTTCTACCGCTGGAAGAGGCAGACGCAGGAGCACTGCAAAAAGTCAGCAGCCAGGTATGAGGCAAAGAATTTCCTGCAGGCATGCTACTTGGAAGGCAAGCTCATCCCCCTGCACCAGTTTAAAGAATTTTTCCCTGAAATCTCACGGTCATCTTACTACAACTGGAAGCAGGAGCTGTTGAAATCTGGAGGGAACTTCTCTACCTCATCTTCGACAGGAGAGATTAGTCCAGGAGAGAGCACAGAGCAGGAGGTCTGGTCCTCACCTGAAGCAAAGCAGGATGAGCTGGACCACCACGACAGTGTGGCCAGCATGTTTGGCCTCAGCCTTGGAAAGCTGGATATAGAACGTGCCCAGAATGTAGCTCATATGCAGGAAGCTAAGCGCTGTCTGCAAAATTGTATCGCTGTGAACACCTCCTTCCCCTTTAGGATTTTCAAAAGAAATTTCCCAGGGATCTCCAGATCAACCTACTACAACTGGAGGAGAGAGGCCATGTTGTTCAACAGAGGTTACAAATCCAGTGTGGGTAGCAGTGAGGATAGCTCAGATGCTGACAAGAGCCAAAGTCCAAAAAGTCTTTCACCGGTGCTGCCAAACACTAGCCAGCCTGTTGTGCCGAGAATCAGGATCTGCAGACGAAAACACAGAAGCTTCAGGCTGGCATACATGAGTAAAAAACAGCTCAGAGATGCTGCAAAGCTGCATGTCCAGAAGTCAAAATGGTCCCTGACAAAGTTCAAGCTCAAGTTCCCATCCATGTCCCCCTGCTTCTACTGGCTATGGCGGAGCAGTCAGAACCGAAACAGAAAGAAGATGATGGTCACTCAGGATGTAGACATCAATGTCCCTGCAAGCCTGGGTAACACCACTACAGAACCCAAGATAACGGAGATGAGAATGGATAGTCAGAACATGCTTCCATTTGTGGAGAGCCCTAAGTATCTAGAAAATTCCACTATGCCCTCCTTTGATGCCCCACATTCAAAGCACACCCTTCACAGCAAGACGCAGATTGATGAGCAGATGTTTGCGATGGATGTTGTGGCTCTGGCCAACTTCAAGGCCAAGGCCAAGCTGTTCCTGCAGCAACGCTTCGAAGAGAAATCCTTCCCAACATTTAAAGAATTCAGGTCTTACTTCCCCTTCACTCCACGCTCGACATACTACATGTGGAAGCGAGCTTTGTATCATGGGGTGTCACTGGTTCATGGTTAAATGCACATGGTTATATCCCCTTAAAATGGCTGTTCAGGAGCAAAGTTAATGCTCTGTTGAAAGAGCTTCTTGACCCCAAAATGTCTTATTCATCTTTGTGCCAATGCATCCTGTTAACATACTACCTACAAATTGCTGCATTTGGACTCATTTTCAACTTTAAATAACTATTGGCTTAGCCAGTGTAATTGCATCTAAATGCACTGTGTCCTCTGCCCCACCACCGCCACACATTCCTCCCCCCTGGACATTTGCACGtgtgtgaaaagaaactgaGTTGTGGGTCCGTTTAAACCCTGCATGTTGCCCTCCAGGCAAAAGGCAGTTCAAAGCTGCTGTTTACTGGCATTTTGTTTGAAGCcgtttctttttcattctcttttaaTCCCTGTTAAACATTGAAATGGGGAgcctttattttttcattgtagtATGATTGTTAATTCTTAAATGTATGCTTTTTGTTGATGCATGTAATATTGATCTGGGAGATTCTTGGTGGTTTGATGTTTTTGATTCTTTGAATGTAAAGAGCAGCCAGTATTTGTTGTCAGAGATGAGATTATTCCTGAAAGTGTCCTCTCTAAACAGGGTTCTAGTGCTTTTTGATATTTCTGCCTTTGGATTGTTGAATGTACTCACCTCATGGTTTCACTTGGTGCACCAAAGTTTAGGTGGTTATCTCAAGGTTTTGGCATTTTATTGACCTACTTTTAAAatgcctctttttctttctatattCGACACTATAAACTGTGAGTTTTGACACACTGTATTTGCACTAAAATAGTTCCCATCACACTGTTGAATGTATGGTCTTAACCAATATGCACCTTCTGGTTAAGATCCCTAATTTTTCAACAATTctatttttgaaaaatgttttcatggTTTCTATactgaaaaactgaatataaatgaagatatttttatttttttgtacaatACTTCATTTCATAACTACCTATTTCCCTAAAGTATTGGGGAGTATTTACCTTCTATAAGCTATTTTCGTCTATTTTTCAGTAGGTGAAACAAAGTTCCAGCTCCATTTCTCTCcacacagaaaaatgtattttgcaggCAGATTTGCACTGTAACAGGAATTGATTTCAGTTTACGGTTTTACttggtgtatttatttttcttattcattACATATCTGAAATTGGTACCACTGATACCGGCAGCCTGCTTTATGTCCAGTTAGTAGGTGAGGAAATATGTACTGTTAGGCTGTAAATCAATAAACTATCAACCAGCAACACTGTTATGCTTCATTTTTGTATGTTAAGTCCTATTATCATGATCGCCTTAATGCAGCAATTTTATGTTAGGGGTTGGACATGACCTCAAATATGTCAGCTCATTAACACAATCCATCCCTGACAAATTGTTTGTCTTTTGCTCTAGAAGAGGCAACTGTAAAATATGTCATTTCTTCTGAATCAACTAGTTTCTATTCCAAATCAGTGAGCGACTGTGATGCCAATCTTCTCTAAGCGCTTCCAATCTTATGCCTCATCAGTTACATCTTGATTTGATTCTTTTGTGGGATAAATTGGACAGCTTTACACATGAAGTCGTTCGCATTagtgacagagaaagaaatagcAGGCAAAGCTTAATCACTGTACAGTCACAGACAAATGTGTGAACAGGCAGGTCAAACTAAGCCAGTGGCTAAAGAATAGCAATGAGCTTTGAGACTGGTTCTCTCTGTCCAGCTATTGTGCTTATGCTAACGAGGGTAATGGTCAAGagtgggagggatggagaagaGAGGTGGGGAGTTGGGGGTGTAATTGTATGCATGGTTATAGAGGTGTTTGAGATAAGGCCAAGAACATTCAAGGGCTTGGGGGAGGGCTAGAGGTGCAGGGAGACGGAAGGAGGTGGGGAGGTGTCTGATTTAGACTTGAATTGTTGGGGTAAAAACCACGATTGCAACCATCACTTTGATTATAATGAATTTCACATTCTGAGGTAACTAGCCTTGAAATGAGGAAAATATTTGATGAGTTGAATTTAAAGTAACACTTCTTTTAGTAGTCTTCCTTCTATTTACTTTCTCTATTGTACTCTCCTGTAAACTCCTCTTATTTTTTTGGCACAgttgcctttatttaacagtagacagacaggaaacaggaggtgtgacatgcagcaaaggaccccCTGGCCAAGATTTGAACTGGGGTCAGCTGTGTacatggcatgcactctaaccactcgaccacctgcacaccCCTCTTCCTTttatttactttcacttttgcAGTAAAACAGTGCCTATGTTTGTGAGCAAGCATCCTAAAACCAATAAGAATCCTATCAATCTAAGTGATaagttaactttttttttttgcatcttaaCTTCAGCCTCCACTGGAGACTGAACTGAGCTGATAATTTATCGGCATTGATTTTAGTGTCACTGCTCTTTCCTCCTACACATCAGCAAATATTAGCTCTAGTTCCAGTCATATTTCATGCAATGTGCAGATGCTTATTTTATGCATTCCCATAAACTAAATGTTGTCATATTTTGATAAAACCTAGATTTTAGTGTTTGACAGAGATAAGATCCAACAAATTAAGTAAAATGTGATATTACAATAAGGACGCATCATTTATCATAAAACTGGACACTTCTTGCTTTAATTAACATGAACATATCACAAGTAATTAATGATACATTAAACTTCAAAGTTTGTTTCACATTCAGTCAGTCATGTGATTATTGTCTAAGATCCTCTGAGGTAACTGACCTTGCCATAAGCAAATATTTGATGAAGTCTTCCCCTGTTTCTTTGCCTGTGGCTCAGCTTGCCATCTCTGTCTTCATTACTGTATGATAGAAAGAAATCTCAGCGGCACTGAGCTACTCCACATTGTTTATCTCAAAAATAGCATGAAAATAATGAGGGTTGGCAGGTGGGAGCTGAAGTCTTCAAGGATTAGCATACTGCTGTTGGTTCAGAAAGACAGAGTGATAGAGCAGAGAGGCATCTCAAGGATGCCAAATATTCTCAGTAAACAAAACAGACCTGTGGGACTATTTAGGCCTGCAGTTTACTGCCAATTACCCCCCTGATTGGAGCCAGAACTCTGAGTGTTAACCTTATTGAaggtaaagaaaagaagaagcaacTAAGCTATTTCTCACCAAAAACTTCAATATCATGTGACAGTTTCAGATCATAAATGGACTCATAATAATCACATCAGAAAACAATCAGTGTCAAACAGGACAAAAGTGTTTTTCATTACAACTTTCACATGTTTACAGAGGACACTTTAAGTACATCTTACATAAGAAAGGACTAACAACTTTCTTTGATTAAAACTTGTACACATAAACAGGCATGCTTGCAGTTTTTCCACTAGGTGGCAGTGGTTTGCTTCATAAGATAGACTCAGCGCTTTTGCTTGTCTTCATGAAACTCTCTGAGCTGCACACAAAATCAATGAGTGAATGCACAGCTCAGGGTGTGTGGTGCAGATTTCTTTTGTGATAAGgccattaaaaaacataatccaACACTGAAACCAGTAATGCATACACCAGATAAGGTCTGAGAAACAAATTGTTTAATGACAGATTAAAGAgtacagagaaaaagacaaagacaattACAGAGATGACGAGAGCACTTTAAGAGACCAGTCAATGATCATTTTGtgtcacatgatcagatcaGAAAACTGTGCAGTTGTGTCTTACCTGTTAATATCTCATAAAActacaatagaaaaaaatgcaaaccGAGGGTTGCTGTGAGGTGCTAATCACTGGAAGTAGACttgagaagaggaaaaaaaatcaacaatcaTTGGTTGTTAATCTTGAAGAAGGCGTGAGGGCTGAAATGTTATCATctgaataaaagagaaatactTATGGAgccaaagtgtgtg
This genomic interval from Scomber japonicus isolate fScoJap1 chromosome 17, fScoJap1.pri, whole genome shotgun sequence contains the following:
- the vrtn gene encoding vertnin, yielding MIQRNEIVLSVLGELQEATENSGLDALTRAALEVDQVLAPFQLPRTPCQDFLEWAGVDDIAHGLYPADAPGGLLPLKCKGEGNMLFDAVSMLLVGNTGLSLELQVRTVVEMVLWKRYYLSGMIDSKMMLQAVRFSLLSEESEDMLNLPVTVLEAIFDADVKASCFPGSYANMWHVYALSSVLQFNIYSIYPMFNLKIRPYFNRVIRPRAWAKDSETLTLHIMWSGELQSESLFRPNHFVALVQTNDLTIGSPDSEQRSSPTKSEELLNQDSQLSYPNLKDKYNITKRTFYRWKRQTQEHCKKSAARYEAKNFLQACYLEGKLIPLHQFKEFFPEISRSSYYNWKQELLKSGGNFSTSSSTGEISPGESTEQEVWSSPEAKQDELDHHDSVASMFGLSLGKLDIERAQNVAHMQEAKRCLQNCIAVNTSFPFRIFKRNFPGISRSTYYNWRREAMLFNRGYKSSVGSSEDSSDADKSQSPKSLSPVLPNTSQPVVPRIRICRRKHRSFRLAYMSKKQLRDAAKLHVQKSKWSLTKFKLKFPSMSPCFYWLWRSSQNRNRKKMMVTQDVDINVPASLGNTTTEPKITEMRMDSQNMLPFVESPKYLENSTMPSFDAPHSKHTLHSKTQIDEQMFAMDVVALANFKAKAKLFLQQRFEEKSFPTFKEFRSYFPFTPRSTYYMWKRALYHGVSLVHG